From Kitasatospora sp. MAP12-44:
GTCGTCGACCAGGGCGAAGCTGCCGTCCCGCAGCAGGTGCACCGAGAAGGCGTCGAACCCCCGGCACATGCCCATCCCGGTGGCCTTGGTGTAGGCCTCCTTGGCCACCCAGGAGTCGGCGAAGGCCAGGCCCCGCTGGGTGTCGGTGTGCCGGGCCAGCACCTCGGTCTCCAGGTGGGTGAGCACCTTGGGCGCCAGCTTGACCGCCTCCGGGCGGGCCGGCGTCTGCTCGACGTCGACCCCGCAGCGCAGGTCGCGCACCACGATGGCGGCGATCAGGCCGTTGGTGTGGGTGATGTTGAAGTCGAGCCCCCAGTCGGCGCCCTCGATCTCCGGTCGCCCGTAGGTGCCGGTGTTGAAGCGCCAGCCCTCGGGCGGCACGTCGGCGTACTCCGAGAGCACCCGGCGGGCCAGCAGCCTGGCCCCCAGGAAGCGGCGGCGGGAGGCCGGCGAGATCAGCCGGTCGTGACGCTGCCGCTCCTGGTCGGTGAGCGCCGCGAGTCCGCCGAGCGCGGCGGCGAACGCGTCGACGCTGTCCTCGGGCAGCAGCCAGACGTCCGCACGGTCGGCGAGCAGGTCCGACGGCCCGTCGGCCGCCGCGGACAGCGTCTGGGACATGGTGGCCTCCTAGTCGGCAGCCGGGGCCAGTTCAAAGGCCCGCAGGGAGAAGAGCCGGGACTCCCGGTGGAACGCCAGCAGTGTTTCGGCGACCGCGTCGGTCTCGGCGGGCCCGGTGATCCGCCGGGTCGGGTGCAGCCGCTGCTGCAGCTGGTCGAGGCAGAGCAGCAGCACCGCGCCCGAGCGCAGCCGCTCGTCGATGGCGTCGCCGCCGTCCAGGTGGATCCGGATGCAGGCGGTCGCGGCGCCCAGCACGGCGTACTGCTTGGCCAGGTCGAAGAGTTCGGCCGACTGCGCGGCAGCCCGGCCGAGGTCCGCGACGAGCTTCTCGCGTTCGGCGCCCAGCCGGTGCAGCTCCTGGACCAGCAGCGCTCCGGCGTCCGCGGCGCGGGCCAGCCAGCCGGCCTGCGGTCCGTCCGCCTGCTGCGCGGCCTGCCGCAGGCCCTCGACGGCGGCGGGCAGCGACAGCACCAGGTCGTCGGTGCCGCGGCTGAACAGCTGCTGTCTGACGGGCTGGTAGGGCTCCATCGGCCGGCTCGCATCGAACAGCGGGACGATCCGCTCGGCGGCCCGCTCGGCGAGCGCCGGGTCGCCGTGCAGCGCGTTCTCCAACATCGGCTCCAGCTGGAGCGCGATGTTCTTGAGGTTCACCACGCTGTTGCCGTCGGCGAAGTTGGAGATCGGGAAGTCCCGCAGCGTCTTCTGGAAGATCCCGTGCCGGGGGTCCTCGCGCAGGTAGAAGCGGGCGCCGAGGACCACCGAGAGGCGGTTGACGGTGCCCTCCAGCAGGGCCGGCACGAAGTACTTGACCAGCGAGGACCACATACTGGTCTGGTCGGGGCTCAGCTGCAGGCTGCGGACGGCGCCCCAGGAGACCGCGTCGGCGATCAGCAGTTCGGCGAAGCACTCGGCCAACTGGCGCCGGGAGTACGGGATGTCGACGACCAGACTGCCGAAGATCTCCCGCTGGGCGGCGAAGTCCAGGGTGCTGCGCAGCGCGGTGTCCGCGCAGCTCATCGCGATGCTGCTGATCGCCACCCGGGCCAACTGGCTGCTCTTCAGGGCGATTTCCAGGCCCTGGCCGACCCGGCCGAGCAGCGCGGCGTCCGGCAGGAAGCAGTCGTGCAGGCTGATGCCGCTCATGTCCAGGCCGCGCAGTCCGTGCAGCGCCATGTCCGGCAGCTCCTCGAACTGGCCCTGAGCCACCAGCCGCTTCTCCAGCGCGAAGACCGAGTAGGCCGCCGGGCCCGCCTTCTCGCCGGTGCGCGCGTGCAGCATCACGACGTCGGCGACCGTGGCGTTGCCGATCGTCCACTTCTCGCCGTTCAGCACCCAGCCGCCGTCCACCCGGCGGGCGGACATCTCGTTGGCCAGGATGTCGCTGCCGTGCCGGCGCTCGGACAGGCCCCAGGCCATCTTGCCGCCGCCCATCACCAGGTCGGCGTAGTGCTGGCGCTGCTCGGGGTCGCCGGCCACCCAGACCGGCATGTAGCTGAGGCTGGTGAGCACCATCGCGGTGGCGGTGGTGGGGTCGCGGCGGGCGACCAGCCGGAACAGGTTGAAGCCGTCCTCGACGTTGACCGCGCGGCCGCCGTTGGCGGCCGGCACGATCCAGTCGTAGAGGCCCCAGCGCTGCAGCAGGTCGACGAACTCGTGCGGGTACTCCTCGCGTTCGTCCAGCTCCAGGATCCGGCGGTAGGGCATCGGGCTCGCGGGGTCGTGCGGATCGCCCAGGTACTGCTCCAGGTCGCGCATCAGCGCGAGCAGGTCGGTCATTGCGGCTCTCCCTTCGAGAGGCACGGCGCGGCGAGCAGGCGCTCCAGGTCGGGTGCGGGGTCGGTCGGCTCGGCCCAGCTCTCCGCGAGCCGGTGCGGCAGCGCGGTGAACAGCCTTCCGGTGTCCAGGAGTTCAGCGACCCGGCGGTAGGCGGGCAGCACCGCGGGGCCGGCCTGGCGCGGGTCGCGGCCGTCGGCCGTGGCGAGCAGCGCCTCCAGGACCGCGGTCAGCCAGTCGGCGGCGCCGGGCGGGCCGCCGTAGAGGGCGCGCCCGCGGTTGGCGCGCCAGACCTGGGCGGCGACCGCCGCCGCGTACAACGGGCAGAGCCGGTCGGCCAGATCGAGCAGCTCGGCCGAGCAGCGCAGGGCCCGGGACGGGTCCCGCTGAGCCTCGGCAGCCTGGGCGAAGAGCCGCTCCAGGCTCTCGGCGAGCAGCATGACCAGCTCCGCCGCACGGGCGGCCGCCGGGTCTCCGCCGACCGCCGCGGCGCGCAGGTCCTCGGCGATCGCGGCCGCGCCGCCGAACAGGCCGTGCAGCACCGGGTCGGTCGGCCGCACCCCGAGATCGAGCAGCGACGGGTCCAACTCGGGTACCGACGTGCCCAGTTCGAAGAGCCCCGCAGGCTCGGCCGGACTTCCGGCGCGGGTCGCGTAGCCCGGCAGCTGCAGGGCGATCGCCCGCAGGTTGCCCAGCGCGCTGGTGTCGATCACCTCCACCATCGCGTTGTCCCGGGCGGCCTTGTCCAGCACCGCGCCCGGCCCGCCGACCAGCACCGCCCGGGCGCCGAGCACCGAGCGGCAGCGCCGGATCACCGAGCCGGTGAGCAGGGTGGCGACCCGCTTGACCACCGAGGAGCTCAGCCCGAACCGGGCCGGCGCCAGATGCAGCAGTCGACCGGCCAGCTGGCCGGTCAGGTCGGCCGCGCAGAGCTCCGCCGCAGCCACCGCCAACTCGCGCTCGGCATACGGGAGTTCCACCACCGGGCGGCCACCCACCCGGTGGCAGCCGGCGAACCGCAGGGCGGTGCGCAGCGCGGTGTCCGCGGTGGCCAGGCAGCCGGCCGTACTCATCAGCCGGACCACCTGCTGGGCCCGCAGCGCCCCGGCCAACCCCTCGCCGGCCCGGCCCACCATGGTCTGGGCCGGGACCGGGCAGTCCTCGAAGGAGAGGTCGGCGAAGTCCACACCGCGCATCCCGGTGGTCGTGGTGCTCAGCCGGCGCCGCACCCGGGGGTCGGCCAGCTGCTCGGGCCCCAGCAGGACCGCGCTGAACGCCCCCGGACCGCGCTCGCCGGTGCGCGCCACCACGAAGACCGCGTCCGCGTCCGAGGCCCGACCCACCAGCCACTTGGTGCCCTTGAGCAGCCAGCCGCCGGGAGCCGGCCGCAGCCGGCAGGTGTTGGCCAGCACGTCGCTGCCGGCGTGCTCCTCGGAGAGCGCGAAGGCCAGCGTGCTGCCCTGCGCCACCCAGCTCGCCACCAGCTCACGCTGCGCCGCGTCCCCGGCCGCCAGCACCGCCATCACCGCCGAGACGCTGAAGAGCGTCGCGGGCATCGCGTTGGCGTCCCGGCGGGCGGCGGTGCGGATCAGCAGCAGGGTCTGCTCCATCGAGGCCAGCGTGCCGCCGAGCGCGGTCGGCAGGCAGCTGAGCTGGAACCCGTTGCGGCGCAGCTCGCGGGCGAAGGCCGTCGGGAACCGGCCCAGCAGGTCGCGCTGGACCCCGGCCGCGAAGCCGTACGGGTTGGCGGGCTGCCACGGGTCGCCGAGCACCGACTCCAACTGCTCGGCGGCGCTGAGGGATTGGACCAGCGTCACGGTGTCCCCCGGAGGATCGGCTCGGGCAGCGCCGACTGCTCCTCGGGCGCCGGACGGTAGCCGGAGCTGCCGGGCGAGAGCTCCACCCCGGCCGCCCGCAGCGCGGAGAGCCGCAGCTGGAAGGCCGCACCGATCATCAGGTGGCGGCCGACGTCGGCGACCCGGCGGTGCTCGGGCGCGGCCAGGTAGCTGCCGCGCACCCAGCTGTTGAAGCTGCCCATCGCCGGGCCGCACCAGATCTGGTAGTCCGGACCGCGCTCGGCCTCCCCCACCTTGGCCCAGCGCGAGGCCATCCCCAGGTACCAGCGGAAGATCAGCGCGGCCCGCCGGCGCGGGTGGTCGGCGGCGCGGGCGAGCTGGTCGGGGTCGCGGCGGCCGAAGTAGTCCACCGTCTCCTCCCAGACGCTCTCCAGTGAGCGCCGGAAGACCTGCTGCTCCAGCCGGGCCCGGACCGGCCCCGGGATCGCGTCGATCCCGTCGTACGTCCGGTACAGCTCGTACAGCTGCTTGGCCCGCATCGGGAAGAGCGTGCCGCGCTTGAGCACCTGCAGCTCGACGCCCATCTCGAACATGTCGGCGGCGGGCGCCATCTCGAAGTCGGCGATGTCGGCCTGCGCGAGCAGCGCCTTGACCGCGGTCGAGGTGTCGGCCTCCAGGCAGGACTGGTTGACCGAGCCGGTGACGATGTAGTCCGCGCCCATCGCGAAGGCCGCGCCGGCCGCCTCCGGGCTGCCGATGCCACCCGCCGCGCCGATCCGGATCCGCTGCGGCAGACCGGTCTCCCGGGCGATCCGGTCGCGCTGGCGCAGGATCACCGGCAGCAGCGCGGGCAGCGGACGGCGGTCGGTGTGGCCGCCGGAGTCCGCCTCGACGGTGATGTCCTCGGCCACCGGCACCAGGGCGGCAAGCCGGGCCTGCTCGGCGGTGATCTCCCCCGCCGCGAGCAGCGCCCTGACCATCGCCTCGGGTGCCGGGCGCATGAACTGCTCGGCCACCTCGGGCCGGGAGACCTTGGCGATCACCCGGTTGCGGGCCAGCACGCCGTGCGGCCCGCCGGCCTCCAGGCCCGCCAGCCGGTAGCGCACCAGGTGCGGGGTGAGTGCGAGGAAGGCCGAGGCCTCCACACAGCGGACCCCGTGCTGCACGTACAGGTCGACGGCCGAGCGCTCCAGGCGCTCCTCGCTCGGGCTGTGGATCAGGTTGCAGGCGTAGGGCAGGCCCGGGATCTCCTCGCGGAACCGGGTCAGCGCCTTCTCGATCGCCTCCGGCAGCAGGCCGGCCGCGCCGTACGAACCGAGGAAGCCGGCCCGGGCCAGCGCGATCACCATGTCGGCGGAGGCGATGCCGTTGGCCATCGCCCCGCCCATGTAGGCGTAGTCGACCCCGTGCGCCGCCAGGAAGGCCGCGCTGCCGAGGCGTTCGGGGCCCAGCGGCGGGACGGCCGCGACGATCTCGTGGTCGCCGTACCCGCCGACCGTGCCGCCGGTGACGGCGGCGAGGCCGCGCGGGCCGCGCACGATGTAGCAGGGCTCGGTCAGTCGCAGCAGTGCGCGGTGCACCCCGGCCTCACTGGAGTCCGGCTCCTGCGTCCCTGCCCACCTGGGGAGTTGAAGGAAGTTCATGGGGGTGCTCCTCACTGTCCGTCGCGGATTTCGACACTGACGCCGCCCAGCTCGTAGATGCGCAGCGTCGACTTCCAGACGCTCGCGTCACCGATCAGCACGATCCGGCCGCCCTCGCGCCGGACCTCCCGGATGTGCACGTCGAACTCCATGTCCGGATCGGTGCGCAGGATCTGGCCGCGGTAGCGCCAGGTGGTCTGCACCCCGGCGGCCAGTGCGAAGTGCGGGTCGGCCAGGCCCGCGGTCAGGCCGGTCTCCACCGCGTAGACCTGCATCGCCTGGAGCACCGCCTCCACCCCGAGCGAGCCCGGCATCACCGGGTCGCGGTGGAAGTGGCAGCTGAAGTACCACTCCTCGGGCCGGATCGAGCGGTGGCCGCGCAGGTAGCCGGCGGCGTGCTTGCCGCCGTCGGGCACCAGCTCCATCCACTCGACGAGGTCGAGCCGCCCGCGCGCCAGCTTG
This genomic window contains:
- a CDS encoding 4'-phosphopantetheinyl transferase superfamily protein, coding for MSQTLSAAADGPSDLLADRADVWLLPEDSVDAFAAALGGLAALTDQERQRHDRLISPASRRRFLGARLLARRVLSEYADVPPEGWRFNTGTYGRPEIEGADWGLDFNITHTNGLIAAIVVRDLRCGVDVEQTPARPEAVKLAPKVLTHLETEVLARHTDTQRGLAFADSWVAKEAYTKATGMGMCRGFDAFSVHLLRDGSFALVDDEIPAEERPLWQVEVLQVWDRFALGVAIRHTEAQPGPVPVRLRSAMAELLPAGSSGPGQSGS
- a CDS encoding acyl-CoA dehydrogenase family protein → MTDLLALMRDLEQYLGDPHDPASPMPYRRILELDEREEYPHEFVDLLQRWGLYDWIVPAANGGRAVNVEDGFNLFRLVARRDPTTATAMVLTSLSYMPVWVAGDPEQRQHYADLVMGGGKMAWGLSERRHGSDILANEMSARRVDGGWVLNGEKWTIGNATVADVVMLHARTGEKAGPAAYSVFALEKRLVAQGQFEELPDMALHGLRGLDMSGISLHDCFLPDAALLGRVGQGLEIALKSSQLARVAISSIAMSCADTALRSTLDFAAQREIFGSLVVDIPYSRRQLAECFAELLIADAVSWGAVRSLQLSPDQTSMWSSLVKYFVPALLEGTVNRLSVVLGARFYLREDPRHGIFQKTLRDFPISNFADGNSVVNLKNIALQLEPMLENALHGDPALAERAAERIVPLFDASRPMEPYQPVRQQLFSRGTDDLVLSLPAAVEGLRQAAQQADGPQAGWLARAADAGALLVQELHRLGAEREKLVADLGRAAAQSAELFDLAKQYAVLGAATACIRIHLDGGDAIDERLRSGAVLLLCLDQLQQRLHPTRRITGPAETDAVAETLLAFHRESRLFSLRAFELAPAAD
- a CDS encoding acyl-CoA dehydrogenase, whose translation is MTLVQSLSAAEQLESVLGDPWQPANPYGFAAGVQRDLLGRFPTAFARELRRNGFQLSCLPTALGGTLASMEQTLLLIRTAARRDANAMPATLFSVSAVMAVLAAGDAAQRELVASWVAQGSTLAFALSEEHAGSDVLANTCRLRPAPGGWLLKGTKWLVGRASDADAVFVVARTGERGPGAFSAVLLGPEQLADPRVRRRLSTTTTGMRGVDFADLSFEDCPVPAQTMVGRAGEGLAGALRAQQVVRLMSTAGCLATADTALRTALRFAGCHRVGGRPVVELPYAERELAVAAAELCAADLTGQLAGRLLHLAPARFGLSSSVVKRVATLLTGSVIRRCRSVLGARAVLVGGPGAVLDKAARDNAMVEVIDTSALGNLRAIALQLPGYATRAGSPAEPAGLFELGTSVPELDPSLLDLGVRPTDPVLHGLFGGAAAIAEDLRAAAVGGDPAAARAAELVMLLAESLERLFAQAAEAQRDPSRALRCSAELLDLADRLCPLYAAAVAAQVWRANRGRALYGGPPGAADWLTAVLEALLATADGRDPRQAGPAVLPAYRRVAELLDTGRLFTALPHRLAESWAEPTDPAPDLERLLAAPCLSKGEPQ
- a CDS encoding PfaD family polyunsaturated fatty acid/polyketide biosynthesis protein; amino-acid sequence: MNFLQLPRWAGTQEPDSSEAGVHRALLRLTEPCYIVRGPRGLAAVTGGTVGGYGDHEIVAAVPPLGPERLGSAAFLAAHGVDYAYMGGAMANGIASADMVIALARAGFLGSYGAAGLLPEAIEKALTRFREEIPGLPYACNLIHSPSEERLERSAVDLYVQHGVRCVEASAFLALTPHLVRYRLAGLEAGGPHGVLARNRVIAKVSRPEVAEQFMRPAPEAMVRALLAAGEITAEQARLAALVPVAEDITVEADSGGHTDRRPLPALLPVILRQRDRIARETGLPQRIRIGAAGGIGSPEAAGAAFAMGADYIVTGSVNQSCLEADTSTAVKALLAQADIADFEMAPAADMFEMGVELQVLKRGTLFPMRAKQLYELYRTYDGIDAIPGPVRARLEQQVFRRSLESVWEETVDYFGRRDPDQLARAADHPRRRAALIFRWYLGMASRWAKVGEAERGPDYQIWCGPAMGSFNSWVRGSYLAAPEHRRVADVGRHLMIGAAFQLRLSALRAAGVELSPGSSGYRPAPEEQSALPEPILRGTP